A genome region from Rhodanobacter thiooxydans includes the following:
- a CDS encoding TonB-dependent receptor plug domain-containing protein: MSFCARSSLSVAFTLAGVAHAADQKGAVELKRVEVSESTLHTPQSQCAMPTTITVITAEDLRRQLAINPDLSDAIGNLLPSFAPSTQKLSSRGQTLRGRNPPYMVDGVPQSSPLRNGSRDAYTIDPAMIERIEIVEGSNTMQGLGAAGGLINIITRRAPKRDGARQDVTVGTSAPTRGGHGLDDDDPYFAGRGRVVSHTWQQAS; the protein is encoded by the coding sequence ATGTCGTTTTGCGCCCGCTCGTCCTTATCGGTTGCGTTCACTCTTGCGGGCGTCGCCCATGCCGCCGACCAGAAGGGCGCTGTCGAACTCAAGCGCGTCGAGGTTTCCGAAAGCACGCTGCACACGCCGCAGAGCCAGTGCGCGATGCCGACCACGATCACGGTGATCACCGCCGAGGACCTGCGCCGGCAGCTGGCGATCAACCCGGATCTCTCCGACGCCATCGGCAACCTGCTGCCCTCGTTCGCCCCCTCGACGCAGAAGCTCAGCTCGCGCGGGCAGACCCTGCGCGGGCGCAACCCTCCGTACATGGTCGACGGCGTGCCGCAATCGAGCCCGCTGCGCAACGGCTCGCGCGACGCCTACACGATCGACCCGGCGATGATCGAGCGGATCGAGATCGTCGAGGGCTCCAACACGATGCAGGGCCTGGGCGCCGCCGGCGGCCTCATCAACATCATCACCAGGCGGGCACCGAAACGGGACGGCGCGCGCCAGGACGTCACCGTCGGCACCAGCGCGCCCACTCGCGGCGGCCATGGGCTGGACGACGACGACCCGTACTTCGCCGGCCGCGGCCGCGTGGTTTCGCACACCTGGCAGCAAGCGTCTTGA
- a CDS encoding PepSY-associated TM helix domain-containing protein: MPWRLRGRTRQWLQRLHLWLGLSVGMAYALIALSGSLLAWQQPWLRMAYPQLTGHALPDAAQRAAVLARIATEWQPQDLRATDLPLPGLPVWQLYFGDGARRYLDPASGELLLTRAPRGDALQVLLEWHTHLLGGETGKELLGMLGWLVLCLLASGPLLWWPGRRHVAASLRPHAQPSTRRWLSWHRSTGVLALPLILLLSLTGTLMVYGKGTGRLLGAVFAEAPPPSPPAPIAWRDAPIDWTAALAAAERALPGAALHRVTLPEARNGQLVIRAQAPGEWHQVGRSTIWLDPWNASVLGHLDATASGAGTRMNNAVYPLHSGGVGGMPWRALVTAAGVLPPFFLVTGFLFWRARMKRRG, from the coding sequence ATGCCCTGGCGACTGCGCGGACGCACGCGGCAGTGGCTGCAGCGGCTGCACCTGTGGCTCGGCCTCAGCGTCGGCATGGCGTATGCGCTGATCGCGCTCAGCGGCAGCCTGCTCGCCTGGCAGCAGCCGTGGTTGCGCATGGCTTACCCACAGCTCACCGGACACGCCCTGCCCGACGCGGCGCAACGCGCGGCGGTGCTCGCACGCATCGCCACGGAATGGCAGCCACAGGACCTGCGCGCGACCGACCTGCCGCTGCCCGGCCTGCCGGTTTGGCAGCTGTATTTCGGCGACGGCGCGCGCCGTTACCTCGACCCGGCCAGCGGCGAGCTGCTGCTGACGCGCGCGCCGCGCGGCGACGCGCTGCAGGTGCTGCTTGAATGGCACACCCACCTGCTGGGCGGCGAGACCGGCAAGGAACTACTGGGCATGCTCGGCTGGCTGGTGCTGTGTCTGCTCGCGTCCGGGCCGCTGCTGTGGTGGCCGGGCCGACGCCACGTCGCCGCCAGCCTGCGCCCGCACGCGCAGCCGTCCACGCGGCGCTGGCTGAGCTGGCACCGCAGTACCGGCGTGCTCGCGCTGCCGCTGATCCTGCTGCTCAGCCTCACCGGCACGCTGATGGTCTACGGCAAAGGCACCGGCCGGCTGCTGGGCGCGGTATTCGCCGAAGCGCCGCCGCCATCGCCCCCGGCGCCGATCGCGTGGCGCGATGCGCCGATCGACTGGACCGCCGCGCTGGCCGCCGCCGAGCGCGCACTGCCGGGCGCCGCGCTGCACCGCGTGACGCTGCCGGAGGCGCGCAACGGCCAGCTGGTGATCCGCGCGCAGGCACCCGGCGAGTGGCACCAGGTCGGGCGCAGCACGATCTGGCTCGACCCCTGGAACGCCAGCGTGCTCGGCCACCTCGACGCTACCGCCAGCGGCGCCGGCACGCGCATGAACAACGCGGTCTACCCGCTGCACTCCGGCGGCGTCGGCGGCATGCCGTGGCGCGCGCTGGTGACCGCCGCGGGCGTGCTGCCGCCGTTCTTCCTGGTGACCGGCTTCCTGTTCTGGCGTGCGCGCATGAAACGGCGCGGCTGA
- a CDS encoding uracil-DNA glycosylase family protein, which produces MGNGRSTVNLGQQHTLDALLTEIRCGHTCAMQQPPGRRPVLQASTRSRLLIVSQAPGRKVEESGIPFDDVSGERLRDWLRIDRATFYDADRVAIVPMDFCYPGKGRSGDLPPRPACAAIWHPRLFALLGQVQLTLAIGQYAQVGMLGDARDATLTDTVRNWRTHLARGVLPLPHPSPRNRPWVMHHPWFEAELLPVLRERVAVALADTD; this is translated from the coding sequence ATGGGAAACGGGAGAAGCACGGTCAACCTTGGGCAGCAGCACACCCTGGACGCGTTGCTGACGGAGATCCGCTGTGGCCATACCTGCGCGATGCAGCAGCCGCCGGGGCGGCGGCCGGTACTGCAGGCTTCCACGCGCTCGCGCCTGCTGATCGTCAGCCAGGCACCGGGGCGCAAGGTGGAGGAGAGCGGCATTCCGTTCGACGACGTCAGCGGTGAGCGCCTGCGCGACTGGCTGCGGATCGACCGCGCCACGTTCTACGACGCCGATCGCGTGGCGATCGTGCCGATGGATTTCTGCTACCCGGGCAAGGGCAGAAGCGGCGACCTGCCGCCACGGCCGGCGTGCGCGGCCATCTGGCATCCGCGCCTGTTCGCGTTGCTCGGCCAGGTGCAGCTGACCCTCGCCATCGGGCAGTACGCGCAGGTAGGCATGCTCGGTGACGCGCGCGATGCCACGCTCACGGACACCGTGCGCAACTGGCGCACGCACCTGGCCCGCGGCGTGCTGCCGCTGCCGCATCCGAGTCCGCGCAACCGCCCGTGGGTAATGCACCACCCGTGGTTCGAGGCCGAGCTGCTGCCGGTGCTGCGCGAGCGCGTGGCCGTGGCGCTGGCCGACACCGATTGA
- a CDS encoding nucleoside permease — protein MSLKLRLTVLNFFQYYIWGAWLLTIGTWWFQTQHWSGTSFGAIFSTMGIASLFMPSLVGIVADKWINAERLYGMLQIAGAVVLFAIPHVRDPEQMFWVTLLNMCFYMPTISLAITVAYNALKQDGLDVVAAYPPIRVWGTIGFIAATWTTSLLGFKASPAQFHVAAAASLLLGLYAFTLPKCPPKLGAAQGRSLVDRLGLTSFVLFRNRNMAVFFIFAMLLGAALQLTNAYGDAFLSDFVKVPEYANLLAVKYSTIIISISQFSETAFILTIPFFLKRFGIKAVMTMSMLAWVLRFGLFAFGDPAGGLWMIVLSCIIYGMAFDFFNISGSLFVESQADPKIRASAQGLFMLMTNGVGAVLGSLIAGFVIDHFFTNHQCNDAVAICKDWQGIWLAFASYSLVMALLFVPLFKHRHDPVAAQRAVPTH, from the coding sequence ATGAGCCTCAAGCTCCGCCTTACCGTACTCAATTTCTTCCAGTACTACATCTGGGGCGCCTGGCTGCTGACCATCGGCACCTGGTGGTTCCAGACCCAGCACTGGTCGGGCACCAGCTTCGGCGCGATCTTCTCGACCATGGGCATCGCCTCGCTGTTCATGCCGTCGCTGGTCGGCATCGTGGCGGACAAGTGGATCAACGCCGAACGCCTGTACGGCATGCTGCAGATCGCCGGCGCGGTGGTGCTGTTCGCGATCCCGCACGTGCGCGACCCGGAGCAGATGTTCTGGGTGACGCTGCTGAACATGTGCTTCTACATGCCCACCATCTCGCTGGCGATCACGGTGGCCTACAACGCGCTCAAGCAGGACGGCCTGGACGTGGTGGCCGCCTACCCGCCGATTCGCGTGTGGGGCACGATCGGTTTCATCGCCGCCACCTGGACCACCAGCCTGCTCGGCTTCAAGGCTTCGCCGGCGCAGTTCCACGTGGCCGCGGCCGCCTCGCTGCTGCTGGGTCTGTATGCCTTCACCCTGCCCAAGTGCCCGCCCAAGCTGGGCGCTGCCCAGGGGCGCAGCCTGGTCGATCGGCTCGGCCTCACCTCGTTCGTGCTGTTCAGGAACCGCAACATGGCGGTGTTCTTTATCTTCGCCATGCTGCTGGGCGCGGCGCTGCAGTTGACCAACGCCTATGGCGACGCCTTCCTCAGCGACTTCGTCAAGGTGCCCGAGTACGCCAACCTGCTGGCGGTGAAGTACTCCACCATCATCATCTCGATCTCGCAGTTTTCCGAAACCGCCTTCATCCTCACCATCCCGTTCTTCCTGAAGCGCTTCGGCATCAAGGCGGTGATGACGATGAGCATGCTGGCCTGGGTGCTGCGCTTCGGCCTGTTCGCGTTCGGCGACCCGGCCGGCGGGCTGTGGATGATCGTGCTCTCGTGCATCATCTACGGCATGGCGTTCGACTTCTTCAACATTTCCGGCTCGCTGTTCGTCGAGAGCCAGGCCGACCCGAAGATCCGCGCCAGCGCGCAGGGCCTGTTCATGCTGATGACCAACGGCGTCGGTGCAGTGCTGGGCAGCCTGATCGCCGGCTTCGTGATCGACCACTTCTTCACCAACCACCAGTGCAACGATGCGGTGGCGATCTGCAAGGACTGGCAGGGCATCTGGCTGGCGTTCGCCAGCTATTCGCTGGTGATGGCGCTGCTGTTCGTGCCGCTGTTCAAGCACCGACACGATCCGGTCGCGGCGCAACGGGCCGTGCCGACGCACTGA